Within Coregonus clupeaformis isolate EN_2021a chromosome 20, ASM2061545v1, whole genome shotgun sequence, the genomic segment GACTCAATCTTAcaaagttagatttgttttggtttgttgcattgaaaaggggctgatataatgttgattcgatcacagaaaaaacGTTGATCTATATAGTGTAAACTAATGGTGtgaactcagtgaagttcaatcaCTTGCTTCTCTGTGCAGCCTGGCATTTCTTCTGCGCGGCAGTCCTGGAGGAGGTGCACGGCCGCGCACACGtacagtttagagggaacattgcaccCAATCCAGGGACCTGGTAGTCTCTctgacttcagagtctggaaAGGCTGTTTTGATGTTGTCGGCATGATGTGTCGATAACAGCTATGTTTTTTGACTGATCGGTTCTCCtctgtctttctcactcaaacacccacatCGACAGCCACACAGTCCCAGAGTGCCGCCCCTTTCCAATACAACTAttggattttcaaatccaaacaatGAGAGGTCTCAACCCTCCAGGGAAAAAAACTATCAAAGCACAAAACAATTTTTGTGTGAATATTGCACCAACAAACAGATTCTTGTCCAGACCGGTGTGTCACAGCTCTCCCTCGCTGTGTACCACATTAGTCGCGGGGCTAGGGACCTTGTACATAGGGACATTATCCAAAGCTAACtcccaaccatccatccatccccagcATCACCTGTCAAAACATCTGGGTGTTACCTGCCTGCTGTGGAGGATCATCTGTGTAAACAGGCACagccgctcacacacacacagacacacacacagacacacacaccgagcAACACACAAACCCCTAAACACACACAGCAGTGTACCCTCCTGACCTGAACTGAGGTCCTCCTTCTTATAGCCCCTGAGCAGCTGTAAAACCTTAATCTAAACaccgtctgtgtgtgtgagtaatccaactgtgtgtgtgtgactgtatgtgCAACAAGATCTCACTGTTTTaccaatttgacttcagattccaATGTTTGTTTCCATTTCTCCTAACATAACATGTCAAaatttctccaaacgtcaaattttggCAGTtaagtttgggatagggttacagTTACAACATCAACAACGACAGTTacatttaggcattaactctgaatggttaattTAAGGGTTAAATTTTGGGATAGGatgaaaacaaatatttatttttataaaaaggtccctagcactgggattgaacacacgACACTTGCAAGAGCTCGCAGCTTACACccatccacaacgccctagcaaatcACAAGAATACTTGATGGTAACGGCGCTCACCTTTGCCCCTAGTGGCAGGTTTTTAAGTAATCTCCCGACTTCCTGGCTACCTGGACGGATGTCGAATTTCGCATTGGATCTAATTTGAGATTTCCATGCCCTACGGAAGAAAGCTAGGGTGCATTAGATGACAAAGTATTTACCCTTGCTGTGACTGAATACAACTAATTtccattaaaaggggttagaAAGGGAGGGTTATTACACAACATCGGGTAGGACTGACTCACAGAACACACTGTGATGAAGATGCTTAGAGGTGATCCGGCATTTAGGCTGGAGAAGCATTGAGGTACAGGGCATTTGTTCATATGAGAGACCCAGATCTGTCCTCAATCTCCCTATAACTCCagtctctttatctctccctccctctcttttctctctccccaatctgtctttctctctttctctctcttaccggtctctctttatctctcattTATCAACTCCTGCAGGCTTTTCTCTATAATAAAGGAGAGGAAGTCTTAAGAGAGAACTCTTAGAGGAGGAATTCTGAGGACAGTGTCCATGGATTCGTTTTGGCGCTCCGGAACCTTCTCTGGATAAGAAGGGGTTTAAACAAGTGCTAATTGGGGGTTTGGGTGAAAGTGGAGGCCCTCTCATCTTTCCTTCCCCTCGGGCAGGGCCAGCCTGCATGGGACGTCCGTCTGGAACGTCAGCATTCCCACAGGAAAACTACAGAGCAGACAGAGCCAGCCTCATTATCCTAGCCTCTCCCAGCCATTCCCTAACTAACCACCTCCATCTGCCAAACACATCGCTGAAGAGAGCCTCAGACACACGTTAACCtctacacctgtgtgtgtgtgcgtgcgtgcatgcagtgatgtagtggtaataAAATAGGTGGGTAAACTCTGGTCGCAGTGAAAAAAGTAACGCTCCttatactttcaatgcattttccAGAAAAAAAGTGGGTAAACTGCGTTCAGttgcgtttaccctccactacaccactgcatgtgtgggtgtgtgtgagctgTGGTTCCATTTATTGGTTCCCACAGGGTTTGTAGTATCATTTTTAAGCCTGTTTCTCTCCTATTAACTTTGTCTATATTTCCATAGCGTAAACTCTGACACACTCCGACAACACACACATCTGCTCCTCCACATGGACACACCTGTTTCACATCCAACCCCCCTCCTAAGGTTGCGACCCCTGCATGTCAGCACATGGGCTCATGCCACGCATAGTGtctttaacccctaacctctaacctctcaaCCCGTTAACCCATCAGAAACCCGACACCCTGTGTGTCACAAGTCTTCCGTCAATGTTTTACAGGCTCTCTGGGATAGAGACAGGAATAGGAGAAGACCTGACCACTGTACCTCTGAGGTTTCACATGACATCatccctcctctccagtctccctgAGACCCCGTTCCATTTCATTGTCTGCAGGTCTGAAAACAATGGGTAGGTAGGTGTAAGCCATATGGTCAAGTGAAGCTTCTAGCATGTTGCTAACATCTATCCAATCCCTTTCAGGTGTGCAGATCTGTGAACACCGAAGGGGTATGACTATGAGCATGTGACCACGTCAGCGACAGTCTTTGGTCCAGTGAACCTTGGGCATGGCTGAGTGCTGGGTGTGCGTCTGTATtgttttgacctttgacctcagTAGAAATGAATATCATGCCTAGGGAATCAGAGGAGACAGGAAGCCACATGACTTAATCAATGACTGCTTTGATCTCAGAGTGAGGTTAGTCTAGTTAAGCAGAGTGacctagacacacacaaacacacagttagCTGGGTGGGCAGTCTGTGTGTTGGTGTATGCTCTGTATCTGACTCTTAAACTGTGTGGGGGGTCTTTGACTGTGTCTCTATAGCTAAGGAGTCAGTACATTTCATACAACAGAGTAGTGTCTGAGGATGTTGGTGGCTCAGAGGTGaatgtctgactgtgtgtgtgttactctgtGAAGGTCAGTGAGATCATTGCTGCAGATGTACACACATCTGGAGAGCGGGGAGCTACATGTGAGCACCTTCTGTATCCAGGGGCAACAAGGTTGTAAAGCATAGAGTTTAATATGTTCCATGGCCGGCCTTAGCTACAACCCTGCTCTGCtacacaactgtgtgtgtgtgtgtgtgtgtgtgtgtgtgtgtgtgtgtgtacagtaggtgtgtgccagcgtgcatgcatgtgtgtgcacgtgtggaTGTCTGTTGGCGTTTTACAAGCAGGTAGAATTGATATTTCCAGCTGTTCAGGCCCAGAGGACACTACTCTgccttctcatctctctcttcctgaccctttctctcattatctctctattcatctctcttctttatctctctctgcatctctctttctttcacccACTACATTCATCTACCCTTTTCTCAatttttctccctttctctctctttctccctctccaacccatattcccctccatctccctttctctccctccccccctctctttttgtctcactcctcccccctctttctctacccccccttcccccctcctcctatGTACAGTGTATGCAATGTGTTGATTGCTCTTACCCTGCTGTCCTCCTGGGGGTCCCACTCGGGGCTGAAAGTCTGGAGGGGTTGGCCGTGGGAGCAGTTGGAGAACTGGAACAGGCTGGAGAACGTACGGCGGTTCTCTAAGGTGTCTGGGAAGATGGCGTCCTGGAAGTTGACCCCGTGGGGCAGGATGTTGTAGTTCTCATCCATCCTGTAggaggtaaacaaacaaacactgtGAGTGACTGAGTGCATGCTTCCTATAGGGTCAAAACGTGACCCCTAAAAGGGCTCAAGTCTGTATTATATCACAAAGTGCATCCAGaaaagagaggatagaggagctAAATATTGTAGGCCATTATGCTGTAAAGTCTATGTgacgtttttgtgtgtgtttatgatgCATCACACTCTTTTAAATGTATTAGTGATTCTGTGCAATGCACGCAGGTTCCCGGTCACCAGGTCATCCTGACTCACCTGAGGAAGAAGATGTAGGAGTAGTTCTCCATCACGGTGTGAGTCTGGCACGACAGGTAACCCAGCCCTGTCAGGTTGAGGCGTGAGCCCGCCGGCACCTCCAGCATGCTGCCCCACGCCTGGTCGCACATGAGCTCCACCTCTGCCGAGTAGAGCAACCCTTCCTCTGCGCCCTCATAACCATACCCGTACGGGAATGGCAGGGAGTTGTAGAGGCCCTCTGCCCTGCCATACTGCTCCCGGTGAATGGCCAGCACCTTGGCGTACACAATGATCTCCGCCAGTTCCGCACGGCAGCTCTCACTCAGTGGACGCCACTCGGTGGGCAGTTGGCACCCTTGCGCAATGCTCGCCATGTAGCCAAGAAGCAAGTGCACGAAGAACATCATGTCTGGTGTGCATGTAATTCCTGTCTTTCAATTTTGGTACTGCTGTTATTCGTTACCCCACTCGGGCACAAATACGATAAAACTTTTTCTGTAAATAAATCCAACTTTTTTGCAATTAAAAGTTAAGTTCCTTTATATCCAGTGATAGGGGCATATAATAATGGCACTGTGATCGTACCGTTGAATTATAGTCAAATAAAATGTAACTGGTTCCAgtaaaaagttgggtgaaaactATATGACagatcacacagagagagaaatagacctGCTCCCGGTTTTTAATCTGGGTCCCCTTGAGCAGTGGAGTCCGTTAGTCAGCTGTTAATTCCGTTAAAGACAGAGAGCTTCAAGGATATCCACAGACAGATAATCCAATGTTATGACCCAGTGTTTAAGTGCGCATTTTTTGAGCCCGATGCAGCGCAAGTCCAGTCCCATTCAAACACATTCCTCAAGGCTCCTCAAAGCCACTTCATTCTCAAAGATCTCTCCAACCAATCAGACTGCCCCAAGGTCTACACAGCCAATCATTGAACCGCCCCTGTTTTACTGCAAAACCGTTTTCATGAGCTTATTAAATAAATATTTGTAATGGATAGGAGGAATGCAGACATGCGCTCGAGCTTTTGTTGTGGTTGCTTGCTTATTTATTCATTTTGACAAGTCAAGCATTGTGTGCTTTCTTAGGCAAATCAAATGCATGTAGTCTTGTCTATGCTGTGAATTAAAGTCTTTGTCAAGAAACAGTAGGCATGCTTTCTTGGCCAAATATGTGTAAGCATGTATTAGTAGGACAATATGTGATTGTTAATAAATAGCCAATTACATAATGTAGGCCCACTTTTTAATATCATatatggtcccctgtagctcagttggtagagcatggcgcttgcaacgccagggttgtgggttcgtttcccacggggggccagtatgaaaatatatgcactcactaactgtaagtcgctcttgataagagcttctgctaaatgactaaaatgtaaatgatacacACATACCCAGTGgagactggtgggaggagctacaggaggacaggctcattgaaATGGCTGGAATGGACTAAATTGAACGGAgtaaaacatgtggtttccatatgtttgatacatTCCATTGATTCCCTTCCAGCCAtaaaatgagcccgtcctcctatagcgcctcccaccagcctcctctgacttACACACATTTCATATGGTTGAACAACTGCCTTCACGAGACAAGAGCCTACTTTGCTGCAGGGATGGTCCATGCACCTTTCTTCTCCAAATGAACG encodes:
- the LOC121542499 gene encoding coiled-coil domain-containing protein 3-like, yielding MMFFVHLLLGYMASIAQGCQLPTEWRPLSESCRAELAEIIVYAKVLAIHREQYGRAEGLYNSLPFPYGYGYEGAEEGLLYSAEVELMCDQAWGSMLEVPAGSRLNLTGLGYLSCQTHTVMENYSYIFFLRMDENYNILPHGVNFQDAIFPDTLENRRTFSSLFQFSNCSHGQPLQTFSPEWDPQEDSRLMCSSVQGALFKEEEKSRKQQERLGQLERRNRQLKERVRKVKRSLRNARKSQRRVEQERQGLEERLRSAERRAGHHLNTITQEATPNRYQESVLHRTPHTPL